The genomic DNA AGGACCGATTATCGAATCTACCGAAAATCATTCTTCATAACATTCTGTCAAGGCTGCCAAAGAAAGATGGTGCTAGGACAAGTGTTTTGTCCAAAGCTTGGGAAGAGACATGGTATACTTTTcctattttgtatttttctgaTGGTTTGTTCGTAGGGACATTTCCCCAACCATGGGAAGGTTTTTTAAGGAAGAGAAAGAATTTCATTGATTACGTGAAAAGAACCTTGTTGAGGTTCTATGATAATGGATTGGCTATCAAACAATTTAAGCTTAGCGTCAACAATTTTGAGCTTCATTACATGTCAAAAGATGTTGATCATTGGTTGAAGTTAGCAAGTGAATGTGGTGTTGAATTACTAGAGCTTTGTTTGCCTGATGGTCCCGACCAGGATGAAGAAGGTCGCGGTGAATGCTATGTCTTACCGAATGGTGTAATTGAAGTCAAATCGCTTACTGAGTTGGTGTTGATGGGGGGAATTAGAGTTGATACTGCGTTCATGAatcattcaattaaatttttctCGTTAAAAGTATTGTCATTGTGGGCTGTCCTTTCGAGAGATGAACATGCAATTGAGCATCTCATTTCTTGTTGTCCTTTGATTGAACATATAACTTTGAAGTGTTGTTCTGTATTGATCCCTAATGTCGCAACAAATTTTCTACTTGAATCTGACACCTCTGGGGTCATGAAGTCTTTGAATATGCATGGTCTACTTAAGTTGAAGACAGTTGATGTTCAAGGAATACAGGAGGTTTATATTGATGCCCCGTGTCTTgagaaattttgttattgtccTGGTGATTTTGACGCACCGTTTAAGATTGATTTTGATAGGTGccaaaatttgaaatatttagaCTTGTTGTCTTTGAAGAGTAGTATTATCACAGACAAATGGTTTCTTGAACTGTTTTCAAAATTTCCTTTCCTTGAGAGTTTGAAGTTGAACAATTGTAGGATGTTCGAGAGGATTAATATTTCAAGTGTTCAACTTAAGGTGTTGGAGTTATCTAATTGTTCTAACTTGAAGGAGGTCAACATTGACGCTCCAAATCTATTATCGTGTGTATtttatggtggtggtggttcagAGCCTATTATATCTTTTCTTAGAAGTTCTAGTCAACTAGAAGTCGATTTGCAAATCCCCATTGATTATCTGGATCTTTGTAACTTGAGGGAATCTCTTCAAAACATCAAACCTCAAAATGTTTTGTCATCTCTATCTCTATTCATCTTTCAGCCAACTGAGGTGAGTATGAATTAGCTACTTTAATTCGTCCATTCAATctacataatatttatttattgtatttgtgTGTACTTACTTTGGATTATGTAGGATGCACTGAACCCATTGGTCTTTCAAGTTTCATCCCCGCCACCAAGCATCAAACACTTGCACCTTCGCTCTGttccaaaaaatgaaattttgttttcgTCTGTTGTAAATATCATACTTTCAAGCTGCTGCCCCGCAACTATATCCTTGAgctttaatccttttttttgcACCAAAGCATTCATAGAGGTATGTCATTCTCTCCCATGTTCTTTTAATTTCAAGTTGTGCTTTCAGCCGTGAAACCCTTACATATTATATTGTGATTGTACTACATGAcagaaggtaaaaaaaaattgcttggCTTGCCATTTTTTTCTTATGTGGCAAACACATTGCATTTATGTTTGAAATGTGTTAGGATCCTCTGAGTAAGAAAGAATTCCTAAAAATTGGACAAATTGAGTAAACAAAAGAATGATTCTAGAATAAAGATTGATCAacataattgaaagaaaaaaaaagatttcttTGAATATCTTCCTAGTACTTTCAAGGCTACCCTAAAGATTGAGAAGATAATTTAGCACACAAGGCTACCCTAAAGGAGAACTCTCGCTAGATGATTCTCTATTCACAACATATCAACCGCCATAATTCTCTCCAATGAAAAAGTACCCTGCTATTTAGAGGCTAAACTCTATTGAACTAACAAGTAACAAACTTCTCCAACAACTCCTAACTACTACAATTATTGAGTCAGACTCTGTAAAGCACTCAAATGGGTAATTGAAAAGAATGACTGCCAATGGGGCAACCTGCGTTTATACAGTAAGAAACTGCATAATATGTTGCTGGTAATAAAGGCTGTGTCCGTTATTCATGTATTCAGAAGCAAACTCTAATAAAGGTTCGAGAATGGAAGGTAGATGGGTTAGATGATGTAGATAAATAAATGTAggcgaccccacttagtgggataagacttggttgttgttattgttgttgaaggGTTGATTGTACTGACACAAAACATATGCTTGGGCACAATGTTGTTTTCCAGAAAATAGGGATGGATGGACTTCTCTTCAGGTGTTTAGTGTCACTGAAAATTGCCTCCCTCTGTGCAGAATTGTGAAGTAGTAGTAATGATGTCCTGCGTGACAAGAAGATGGAGCTTTTGACGCATGGATTATATAGTTGAAGGAACCATTGACTATGAAAACTGGGTGTATTGATTATTGTTTTGCAAGTCTGGACCTAAGCTTGTTTTGAGATTGAGATGACAATGGCTCTAGTCTTGTGTAGGTCTGTCTTGGTGCAAGTGATCAATTTGCTTCTGCAGAGTTCAATTGCTATGTTGACAGTCTCCTATAGTATCCCCTAGTTGTATTTCCTGGTTTGGCTTCATAATTACTACAACTAGAGTCATGTTAGAGGGACATGTGTGTTTTGTTGTATTGAATGGGGCTGGTGGAGAACTTCAGGTTGAAAAAGGTAGTGTTGTGGGGGAATTTATCAGCTATTGTCTCAGTAATTGCAGGGCATCAAATTTTGATCCATATGTTTTCTTGGTTATTGTGGTTTGGGAGTTCTATAGGGGATTGAAGCATTAGGGTGTTGTTTTTAACCTGTTTCAAACAGCTTGGAGGCTAATTCCTTTGTGGGTGACCTTGATAATGAAGGACCTTGCATTAAGGGAAGAAGGATCTATACTCAAGATAGCTTGGAAGCCAACTCCTTCAGTAAACTCGGCATCCCAGAATACCAAGCAATATTTTCCTTGCTCTGTTTCAAAGACATCAACAGAGGAGTACGCAAAGAGGAGCACAGCGTAGACAACAACAGAACATATGTCTGTTGTATTTTTCATATTAGTCGAAACATAGGTTCTTCCACAATTCTGTTGAATATTTGGCCTCTTGAAATTTGTCAATCTAAGAGTTTTTTAGAATACAATATCATTTGTGGTCTCTCTCTACCACCATAGGTTCTTCCACAATTCTGACGAAGGCATAGGGTTGACTGAAATCTTCTGAGACCAAGATCTGGTCTCTCCACCACCATACTTTGACCCGTTTTGAACAAGGGTGACAGCGTTCCTCGTTTTGCCAACAATTTGGCCACtgcttctttcttcttctaagATCGTTCCTTGTGTCCCCTTAGCTTCACTGATTTTGTTGCCATTTCTCCCTTTTCTTACACCACTTCTATTTGGATGCGGTTACTCACATAATTGCCGTCCATGCTTATACTACCCTCTGATTCTAGATCGTACTTTTCTTCTAGCGCCATCTTTCCTTCCTTCAACAATTCTGTTCAATTTTGAGTTATATATCTTCAGCAAGAGCATTCATTCTGATATGTCATTGTCTcccatatttatataatttcagAACATGCTTCCTACATATGGTGATTGTCCTATCctatttcattgaaaaagaaaaaactatattGCCATGTTTTCGTTTTATGTCAGACACATCCATTTATGCTTAAAAGATGTTCACTTTTTATCAATATATAGAATATAATTGTTGTGTGGAGCTTCTAACTCTGTCTCTATCTATTAATTATCTAAAACTGCAGTTTCTATATGAGACGCTAATGGAAAGAAAGGAGGATGGCTGTTTTTGCGGTTCCGGTGATACTAGGTGTTGGTGGCATGGCTTGAAGGATGTAAAAGTCACGAGCTCTATGAAGATTGATGAGAATGTTGATTTCAAGACCATGTTAGAATTGTTGGGATTTGGAGAAGAAATTAGCTTTACCTTAGAAGTTTAAGGTTGTTTTCATCAACTGATAGACATGTTTACTTCCAAGTTTGATGTTACCTTTTAGTATTGCATTCTAAGTCCACATCTTCCCTATTCTGCTGCATATAATGACAGACCACTTTGTTTTGCTATACACTATGAAAAATTCTGAACAGTATCATAGAGTTCGTACCCTCATTTTGCTCTATTTCCCATCGATGACAATTACAGCATGTTCTGGCCTGGCAAAGGATGTGAGGTACACAATCTTCTGCAATCTTCATTGATTATAAGGTTACATTAGGAAGATAGTAGATGAGTTACTTTAACAAAAATTGACATATCATAACTGAATAAATGGAAAATTTTGACATATCATAACTGAATAAATGGAAAATTTTGAGTATACTGAACAAGGACATAGAGTCTACAATAAGTTTATTTAAGGCTAAATTTATTTGAGGTTTGAGTGTATGCTTGGATTCCAtgtgagtttgacaaaattacaGTGATCTACCGTGATTTTATGAGCTACATTTTGAAGCTTTCACATGATCCACTAAATTGGtccctaaattttaaaaagtgtCACTTTGGTCTTTTAACTTCACCCTTTTAACCTATATTGGTCAAATACATGTAAACGCAGCTTCTAAAAGATGATGTAACAAGTAATACAGTACAACCAAGATAAGATTTCATGTAATTAAATGATtcgagattttaaattaatttattagttaAGCTAAATGACCAAAAATATTCAGGGCCTAAATTGGAAGTTTTATTCTAaatgttctcgtgagcttagctctcgacaatgcataaaatatgcatgGTCTAGGGTTCAAACttcggacaccacaaaaaaaaatgaccaaAGATATTCAAGGCGTCTATATATAgcgaataaaaagaaaaatatgtgagCCTAAACTCTAAACTTAAGGCGTAgcttttttttatggtggccgggtttgaaccccgtaccttacatatattatgtattgtccatcagttgagctaagctcacgaggaacAAGGCGTAGCTTTATGGTAGTAATTAATGCTGACAACTATAAACCGTTGAAagcttataattttatttttcttttgagagaAACTTATAAATTATTGTATGGTAACTTTTTCATTACTCCTTGAATTATCGTATAAATTATCATTGGTAAACCGTTTGgtcaaaaattgaaacttttatacactgaataaaattttacattgtCAGTAAATTACGAtcatatttaactttattttagaaaCGTTTATAAATAAAgtcaaatattattaatgatcTCACTATGATTGtggtgtaatttttttacaacaacTATGTATAGAAATTTAGG from Medicago truncatula cultivar Jemalong A17 chromosome 8, MtrunA17r5.0-ANR, whole genome shotgun sequence includes the following:
- the LOC25500411 gene encoding FBD-associated F-box protein At4g10400 gives rise to the protein MEHEEEEDRLSNLPKIILHNILSRLPKKDGARTSVLSKAWEETWYTFPILYFSDGLFVGTFPQPWEGFLRKRKNFIDYVKRTLLRFYDNGLAIKQFKLSVNNFELHYMSKDVDHWLKLASECGVELLELCLPDGPDQDEEGRGECYVLPNGVIEVKSLTELVLMGGIRVDTAFMNHSIKFFSLKVLSLWAVLSRDEHAIEHLISCCPLIEHITLKCCSVLIPNVATNFLLESDTSGVMKSLNMHGLLKLKTVDVQGIQEVYIDAPCLEKFCYCPGDFDAPFKIDFDRCQNLKYLDLLSLKSSIITDKWFLELFSKFPFLESLKLNNCRMFERINISSVQLKVLELSNCSNLKEVNIDAPNLLSCVFYGGGGSEPIISFLRSSSQLEVDLQIPIDYLDLCNLRESLQNIKPQNVLSSLSLFIFQPTEDALNPLVFQVSSPPPSIKHLHLRSVPKNEILFSSVVNIILSSCCPATISLSFNPFFCTKAFIEFLYETLMERKEDGCFCGSGDTRCWWHGLKDVKVTSSMKIDENVDFKTMLELLGFGEEISFTLEV